Part of the Brassica oleracea var. oleracea cultivar TO1000 chromosome C8, BOL, whole genome shotgun sequence genome is shown below.
CTCAATGATTTCCGTAAACTTTGGCCCCAACTTCACCTTAACTACTGGTACACACATATTCTTTCTCAAGAAAAAAAAAAACTACTGGTACATATCTCTATATGTCTGCTTATAGTTATATAATTATATTATGTATAGTGCCGTCATATTTCTTCGAAAAATATTAACAGTATATATGTTTTAAAATTATAGATCCTAAATTTAGAAATATAAATCACTTGTTTAAAAAAAATTATACTCTAATATATTTGAAAAACAATTTAAGAAAAAAAACTAGGTTATGTTCGGCTCAATTTACATATGCTAAAGACGGCCATGATAGTGTACTATACATTGGTTGAATAATAACATGGGAACATGAATAACAGATGCAACCGATAATTTCATGTCGTGAACTTGATTTTTGTTTGTTTTCTTGTTTATTTAAAAGATCGTACAAATTTTACATCTGTACTAATTAAAGCATAATATTCGTTCTCTTTTTAATTAACAGCGACATCGTTGAACAGTACGAGGAACAAATGCAAAAGTTGGCATCGAAGTTGATGTGGCTATCACTGAATTCACTTGGCGTCAGCGAAGAAGACATTAAATGGGCCAGGGTCAGTTCAGATTTAAACTGGGCCCAATCTGCCCTCCAGCTAAACCACTACCCGGTTTGTCCTGAACCCGATCGGACTATGGGTCTAGCACCCCATACCGACTCCACCCTCTTGACCATACTCTACCAGAACAATACCGCCGGTCTCCAAGTATTTCGTGATGATCTTGGTTGGGTCACCGTGCCACCGGTTCCTGGCTCGCTCGTGGTCAATGTTGGTGATCTTTTCCATATTCTATCCAACGGTTTGTTTAAAAGCGTGATTCACCGTGCTCGGGTTAACCAAACCAGATCCCGGTTATCCGTAGCTTTCCTTTGGGGTCCACGGTCCGATACAAAGATATCACCTGTACGAAAACTGGTTAGTCCTGATGAATCGCCTTTATATCGATCGGTCACATGGGCAGAGTATCTCCGAACAAAAGCAACCCACTTCAATAAGGCTCTTTCAATGATTAGAAATCACAGAGAGAAATAATAGTTCATGAGATCATATAATAATATTTGTGATATGCTAGTTAGTTTGATTAATACAAATTGTTGTAAATTATTTATCATTGTTTGTCTTAATTTTATTTGCACTGTATTCCACACAAAAATCTGGCATTTATCGAATCGTCTAAAAAAATAAAATTTGCAATTATGCAATGAGGGTCCCAAGAAATTATATGACTGAAACGCTAAAGATAGAGTATTTTATACTTACATTAAAGACAAACTACACGGTGTTTGTTCAGGCTTCTACACAATTCAGCTTGTTTGATTGCTATCTGACAGATTGTCTGAAAAAAATGAAAGATCACACCCTTTTTTTTTCCACTGATAACTGATATATTAATTATAAATATAAACATACAAAATCCAAAGGAAAGGTAGCCCAAGGCTTTAACAAAAAAACACCAAGCCCAATATTGGCCCAAACAACATTAGAGTCCACGTTCTTAACACGTGTAGCAACAAGACACGGAGAAGACACGTGCTAGTCACATCTCCACGATGTTCACCGACCCATCCACGCGTCGCCATCGTCCACCACTTTCACCGCCATGCGAAATCTACGCCGGTGAGTTCACCGGCAATTCACCATAGCCACCGTCTCCCACCGGAATCTCTCGGGAGCACGAACCTCCCTCATCTATTCCGACTTCAGACTTCTTCACCATACCAAACAGAGCATTTTTCCACAGGAAACCACCAGGATGTCAACCCCAACCACCGAAAAAACCCACCTCCAACGACTGTATTGGACGTATTGGGCTTCATCGGCTACGCCACCGAGTTTCAAAGAGCATCCATCGATTATAATCGAGATCTCATCCAAACCTGTTAACGTTTCATCATAGCAATAAACTTCAATCACGATCGATCCACCAATCAAACTCTTACTATCCTTCCGGGAAGGAAAACAAACGACGAAAGAACAGAAGACAAACACGACACCAAAATCGGATGATTCAACCTTGAAGGTCGCAAACCACCGAAGTCATAGCCGGCTACACCGTGTCGAGGAGACCACCGTGTACTAGAAACTATGTTACAGGTCAAGAAGGGAGAAGATATGAGAGAACCACCACGAGTTTTCTTTCTCTCTCAACGTTCTTAAGAGAGAAGGGAGAGACTCTACCATTCCCTCCACTATGAAAGATCACACCTAATATGATCATATGTCCAAACCTAAAAAAAAAATGACCAAAATAAATACAATCTTATTCTTATCCTACTTCTAGATATATTATGTCATGATGTGTACATCATAATATGCCCATCTTTATGGAAATTTTCGTGTTGAATTGTCACTGATTAGAAAATAGATAAACATTTTGGTGTATTGGAGACTTGAAATAAAAGTGATCTAGAACTTTTTGATCTTCATTACCAAAACTACAAAATAATAGTAGTAAATAAAAGAAGTAAGAGTAGATATTAAGGCAATCTCACCGGAGATTCTATAAAAGTATCTGAAGTTCAAAACATTAAAAAGTATAAAATTTAAAAATTATCACTATGTAGCCGGTCTAACTAGTTTACATGATTGACCGTAATAGATGATCGATCCACTTCTTTGTATTAGTCGAAAGGTATTCCAAACTCGGTTCAATCAGTGTAATATGCTTTCGTGCAAGGTCACTTTTTTTTTATCTAAATGCGTTTTTCCGAGACCGGATAGCCGATAAGGCATATCAAAAAAAAAGGTATAAGAAATTGTAAAAAGGTGGTGAGAGAAGCAAATGACATTCTCATCCCATAAACTAAAAAAAACACACTCTCGTGTGATGTGTTGCATGTTACTAGTCCATCTTACTTTTATGATTTT
Proteins encoded:
- the LOC106311184 gene encoding gibberellin 3-beta-dioxygenase 1-like, with the protein product MPTVLTDVFRGHPIHLPHTHQPDFTSLSELPDSYTWTSKDDPLFTAPPSPPGAGESIPLIDLNHPDAANQIGRACRTWGAFQIANHGVPLELLQDIEFLTGSLFQLPVQRKLKAARSDAGFSGYGVARISSFFNKKMWSEGFTITGSPLNDFRKLWPQLHLNYCDIVEQYEEQMQKLASKLMWLSLNSLGVSEEDIKWARVSSDLNWAQSALQLNHYPVCPEPDRTMGLAPHTDSTLLTILYQNNTAGLQVFRDDLGWVTVPPVPGSLVVNVGDLFHILSNGLFKSVIHRARVNQTRSRLSVAFLWGPRSDTKISPVRKLVSPDESPLYRSVTWAEYLRTKATHFNKALSMIRNHREK